In one window of Streptomyces sp. NBC_00193 DNA:
- a CDS encoding molybdopterin-binding protein, which produces MESYTIGQAARLLGVSVDTARRWADAERFPTHRDGTRRMVDGPDLAAFCVEVAQEGGDGDGAPYTSARNAFPGIVTGVKLGTVDAQVEIQAGPHRVVSLLTREAVEELGLEVGARATARVKSTSVFIDRA; this is translated from the coding sequence ATGGAGTCCTACACCATCGGCCAGGCGGCGCGGCTGCTCGGCGTCAGCGTAGACACGGCCCGACGGTGGGCCGACGCGGAAAGGTTCCCGACGCATCGGGACGGTACCCGGCGGATGGTCGACGGGCCGGACCTCGCCGCGTTCTGCGTGGAGGTCGCGCAGGAGGGCGGCGACGGCGACGGGGCACCGTACACCTCGGCGCGCAACGCCTTCCCCGGCATCGTGACGGGCGTGAAACTGGGCACGGTCGACGCGCAGGTGGAGATCCAGGCCGGACCGCACCGCGTCGTGTCGCTGCTGACCCGGGAGGCCGTGGAGGAACTCGGCCTGGAGGTCGGAGCGAGGGCGACGGCACGGGTGAAGTCCACGAGCGTCTTCATCGACCGGGCCTGA
- a CDS encoding LysR family transcriptional regulator ArgP, translating into MDELPVDQVRTLLAVIDEGTFDAAAAALHVTPSAVSQRVKALEQRTGRVLLMRTKPVQATESGEVLVRFARQLVRLERDARAELGMAEGLGPVRLPIAVNADSLATWFLPALTGVPQDPPVCFELHREDEAHATELLRDGRVMAAVTSQPVPVAGCTVRRLGLVRYLPVASPEFAARHLRDAVERDLRKAPVVVFDRLDLLQDEFVRVLTGDAAARASAVRHYVPTSEGFCDAATAGLGWAMLPMVQADPLLEAGELVVIAPGRSLEIPLYWQQWKLDSPALSMVAEAVTRAAAQALGQDGSF; encoded by the coding sequence ATGGATGAGCTGCCTGTGGACCAGGTGCGGACCCTGCTCGCGGTGATCGACGAGGGCACCTTCGACGCGGCGGCCGCCGCCCTGCACGTGACCCCCTCCGCCGTCAGTCAACGCGTCAAGGCGTTGGAACAGCGGACCGGGCGGGTACTGCTGATGCGGACCAAGCCCGTGCAGGCGACCGAATCGGGGGAGGTCCTCGTCCGCTTCGCGCGGCAGCTCGTCCGGCTGGAGCGCGACGCGCGGGCCGAGCTGGGCATGGCCGAGGGCCTGGGACCGGTGCGGCTGCCGATCGCGGTCAACGCGGACTCGCTGGCCACGTGGTTCCTGCCCGCGCTGACGGGGGTGCCGCAGGATCCGCCGGTCTGCTTCGAACTGCACCGGGAGGACGAGGCGCACGCGACCGAACTGCTGCGGGACGGGCGCGTGATGGCCGCGGTCACCTCGCAGCCGGTGCCCGTGGCGGGGTGCACGGTGCGCAGGCTGGGGCTCGTGCGGTACCTGCCGGTGGCGAGCCCGGAGTTCGCGGCGCGGCACCTGCGCGACGCGGTGGAGCGGGACCTGCGGAAGGCTCCGGTCGTCGTGTTCGACCGGCTGGACCTGCTCCAGGACGAGTTCGTGCGGGTCCTGACGGGGGACGCGGCGGCCAGGGCGTCCGCCGTACGTCACTACGTGCCGACGTCGGAGGGGTTCTGCGACGCGGCGACCGCCGGACTGGGCTGGGCGATGCTGCCGATGGTGCAGGCCGACCCGTTGCTGGAGGCGGGGGAGCTGGTGGTGATCGCGCCCGGGCGGAGCCTGGAGATCCCGCTGTACTGGCAGCAGTGGAAGCTGGACTCGCCCGCGCTGTCGATGGTGGCGGAGGCGGTCACGCGGGCGGCCGCGCAGGCGCTCGGCCAGGACGGGTCCTTCTGA
- a CDS encoding LysE/ArgO family amino acid transporter: MTHGIIPAGLAGFGTGLSLIVAIGAQNAFVLRQGVRRQSVLAVVAICALSDAALIALGVAGVGAFVTAWPPALTLVGLVGGTFLIGYGALAARRVLRPDPGAALTADATGRAAGSAATRRAVLTCLAMTWLNPHVYLDTVLLLGSIAAGRGDLRWAFGAGAVLASLTWFGALGYGARLLSGPLGKPAAWRALDGLVAATMVTMGGLLLARA, encoded by the coding sequence ATGACACACGGCATCATCCCGGCGGGCCTCGCGGGCTTCGGCACCGGCCTTTCGCTCATCGTCGCCATCGGCGCCCAGAACGCCTTCGTCCTGCGCCAGGGCGTACGCCGCCAGTCGGTCCTCGCCGTGGTCGCCATCTGCGCCCTCTCCGACGCGGCCCTGATCGCCCTCGGCGTGGCCGGCGTGGGCGCGTTCGTCACCGCCTGGCCGCCCGCCCTCACCCTCGTCGGACTCGTCGGCGGCACCTTCCTGATCGGCTACGGAGCCCTGGCCGCCCGCCGGGTGCTGCGCCCCGACCCGGGCGCCGCCCTCACCGCGGACGCCACCGGCAGGGCCGCCGGCTCGGCCGCCACCCGCCGCGCCGTGCTGACCTGCCTGGCCATGACCTGGCTCAACCCGCACGTGTACCTCGACACCGTGCTGCTGCTCGGATCCATCGCCGCCGGCCGCGGCGACCTGCGCTGGGCCTTCGGCGCCGGGGCCGTCCTGGCGAGCCTCACCTGGTTCGGCGCGCTCGGCTACGGCGCCCGGCTGCTCAGCGGCCCGCTCGGCAAGCCCGCGGCCTGGCGCGCCCTGGACGGGCTCGTCGCCGCGACCATGGTCACGATGGGCGGCCTGCTCCTCGCCCGGGCCTGA